DNA sequence from the Nicotiana tomentosiformis chromosome 3, ASM39032v3, whole genome shotgun sequence genome:
ttgtgaattgagttgtttaGTTGattcatttattgattttgtttatggatcaggtttcacgccgcaacaggtggaataaggaAGGATTGATacttatatggtgggatcgggttgcatgccgcaacagattttatatgtgattttgatatggtgaaataatggaggattatgatattgattctgattatatggtgggatcggtttgcgagccgcaacggattttacttGTTATTCTCGATATTGAaacggtgaaataagggaggatattGAGTtagtacggtgggatcgggttgcgcgccgcaacgaattgtgtgttttgtattcattgttgtattgTGGTAGCTTTAGGTGCTTTCATACAAGATTCTGAGTAGGGTGTTTCTGGTATTATTGATTTCAAAGATTGAGTTATTTTCATATGATAACTGCCTTACTTTCCTATCGTTATTATTATACTGCGTgcaagttattgtaagtgacttgccttagcctcgtcactacttcatcgagattaggctcgacacttacactctgcacttcttgtggagATTTTGGAGTCCGTCCTAGCGGCGATTAGAAGATTGCTCGGATTGATTTCCGgttcggagacttgaggtacagctgaACGGTGTTcgcaaccctgaagtccccttctatcttatcctagttgtttatttcattttagacagttttactttcattcagaacattatttgtattattctagtcgctcgtgcacttgtgacaccagttctaggATTGTATCTAGATATCGCTGATATTCTGGATTATTCACTCTATTTCAGTTTTATTTCAGTTTATTTAGTTTTCTCGAtattatttaatttgaattgtaaaaatggctgaaaactattctaacattggcttgccttgcaagtaaaatattaggcgccatcacggtcctgagaGTGGGAATTCTAGGCCATGACATTACCGCACAACGATGCCCTGGTACTTTCTCTTaatgttttaaattttaaaattaaatgtgttttGGTGGACCCATGGAGTTTAGACAATATCATCCAATGGAGAGTGCTGGAACAAGCCAAGGTAAtaggaagcattattccggccacAAAGCTCCTCGTTGGGTTCAATTTAGCAAGCGTGACAACCCTAGGGGAAATTCTGCTGCCCATGAATGTCGAAGGGGTAATGAAGACGACCTTTTTTGATGtagtagatggtgatatgggctacaatattattcttggaagaccatggcaacacgagatgaaggttgtgccatcaacataccatcaacttttgaaattcccaacaccagagggaattaaacaaataagaggagatcaactgGCGGCATGGGAGATGAAGGCgatctcagtttccagtagcaaagggaagaagcatgtggcatagcaattacaggaaccgatgcCTCCTCCTGAGCCGAATGAAGTCAACAAGGGGGAGGAATCAtcggaatcctatcaggtacTAGAAGAAACTGACACAACCAAATCCACAGCGAAAGAACTTAAGCAAGTCGCATTGTTTGAAAATTTCTTTGAGAGGAATTTCCACTTGGGGATAGGATTAAACCCCGAGATCAGGTTAGGTTTTATAGAATTTCTTAAAATTAATGTTGActattttgcatggtcgcatgcggatatgacaaGTATTCCGCTAGAGGTGGCCATGCACAAGTTAAGCCTGGATCTTAACATCCCtccggtaaggcagaagaaacACCTTATTGTCGAGGTCAAAaacaaatttgtcaaagaagaggtaactcgactTCTTGATATCGGTTTAATCCGAaggtaaagtatcctgactggctagctaatgtagtagtagttccaaaaaagaataataaatttcgcatgtccatagattataaggatctgaatAAGGCGTGCACAAAAAAATCAtttcaaatgattgatgcgatggtcgggcacgagttgatgagtttcctcgatgcctattaCGGGTATAACCAAATCAAAATAAACCTAGAGGATTAGGAATCAACTAAgttcataacgaactttggcacatattgctataatgtgatgcctttcgggcttaaGAACACTAGAGCCACTTACCAGAGGCTTGtaaacaaaatgtttgaaaaacaaatagggaaaacaatggatgtttacatagatgatatgttggtcaagtttttgaaagcatgtgatcatcttaaacatctTCAAGAAGcatttgacatcctaaggaagcacaacatggagcttaaccccgaaaagtgtgcattcggagtcAGCTTCGGCAAGTTCTTGAGattcctggtgtcacaaaggAGGATTGAagtcaaccccgataaaattaaagccatcgagGACATCCCCGGCCAGCTATCAAATGTGAAAGAGGTTCGAAGGTTAATAGGAAGACTGGCTGCTTTAAGCAGATTCAATTTCTAGTCTTCAGAAAAGtgtcatcacttcttctcactactgaagaagaagaacaactttgAATGGACTCTGAAATGCCAGCAGGCTCtgaaagatttgaaaaggtatttatcgagccctttATTACTATCGAAACCGGAGGAAGGTGAATAGTTTCTAATTTACTTAGCGATCTCAGAGGTGGCGGTAAGTGCCGTTTTAGTCCGTGAAGATGAAGGTAcacaatctcctatttattatgttagtaaaattttaacgggagcgaAAACACTCTAcctacacctcaaaaacatggccttagctctcgtagtcaccgctcgaagcttaggccttatttttaaTTCCACCCGATAGACGTGGTGACAACCTTTTCACTGCGGAATATCCTTCACAAGCCTGAACTTTTAGGTCGACTGGCCAAATGGACggtcaaaatgagtgaatttgacatagagtataaacctaGGACTGCGGTCACGTCATAAGTTTTGGTCTCTTTTGTGGCCGACTTCAGTCCTGCACTGTTGTCTTTGGCCACCAAAGAAGCGGTGATGGTGTCGGAATTGACATCGGGAGTCTGGACCTTGTTCGCagatggagcttccaatgtgaaagggtccagGCTCGAGGTAGTACTAATCATGCCTTCGGGAGAAAACCTGAGGCAGGCCATAAGAACTCTtcccttgactaacaatgaagcgaaGTATGATGCCTTGATTGCACGACTCGAGCTGGCCTGGGGACTGGActctgaggtcatagaaatcaaatgcgatTCCCAACTGGTAGTAAATCAGGTCTATGGGATGTTCGATGCCAAAGAGGAATGCATGAAACAATATGTAGTGAAAGTCCAGACTCTGCTCGCACGGTTCAAGGAATGGTCAATCACCACATCTCGAGGGAGGAAAATGCAGAAACAGACGCACTGGTCAATCTGGGCTCATCCACGGAAATGAAGGGATCAGACTCCACTACGGCCGTGCAGCTTACGTATTCGGTATTGGATGTGGACGGTTATTATGATGTAAATGCAACTAATTTggtttgggactggagaaatgagatcATTGACTATATCGAGCACGGAAAACTACCCGAAGATCCCAAAGCATCCCAGGCACTGCGCACTAAAGCATCCCGTTATTGCTTCAAGGGAGGCCAATTATATAGAAAGTCTTTCCAAGGTCCAATGGCCCGACGTTTAGGAGCCTCTAAAGCTAATTACgtcatgagagaagttcacgaaggaatCTATGGAAATCACTCGGGTGTAGACTCCTTGGTATTAGAgctaataagggcaggataatactggccccggatggaacaagacgctaAGACATACGTTCATAAATGCAATAAGTGTCAACGCCATGCACCGTTGGTGTATCAACCAGCAGAATTATTGCACTCGGTTTTGTCgccctggccattcatgaaatgggggatgggcATAGTCGGTCCGCTGCCGCCGGCTCCTgataaggtaagatttcttttgattttaactaactACTTTTCTAAGTGGGTTAAAGAATGTCCTTACCAAAAATATTGGCAAGCgtgaagtggtcgatttcctatgGAAGAACATAATTTACAGGTTCGGGATACCAAAAGAGACAGCCTACGACAACGGGCCGCAATTTATAGGTGCACAGGTCACGAAATTCCTTGAAggcttgaaaatcaaaagaatcacatcaTCGCCATACCACCCGAGAGCAAACGACCATATggaatcaacaaacaaagtgattattcaaaatctcaaaaagagattagaAGCAGCCAAAGGCAAATGGCTCGAAGAGTTACCGGGGGTGCTCTGGGCATACCGAACGACAGCTAAGTCAATCATGGGAGAGAGACCTTTCTCTCTCGTGTACGGAGTAGAGGCCCTAATCCCGGCGGAAGTGGGAGAACCTACCTTGAAGTACTTCTAGGCGGATGAAGAAGCAAACAACAAAGCACTGGTTGTCAGATTTGACGTTCTCGACGAACGTAGGGACTTGGCACATATAAGGGTGGTGGCCCAGAACCAAAGAATGGAAAGATACTACAATCAAAGAGCTAATATTTGTTATTTCAAAGTaagagacttggttttaaggaaagtaactcaaaacatcGGAGAGCTCAATGCAGGAAACCTACGTCCAACTTGGGAAGGGCCCATACCAGGTTTGAGCTGTCGTCGAGAAAGGTTCATATGAGTTGAAAATTCAAGACGGACTAAAATTGCgagcaactggaacgtgacacACCTCAAAAGGCACTATTGCTGATGGGGACCgcttatactgaaagtatgtgctgtacTCTTATTTTCTTtatccagtttttgtcccaattggatttttctgacaaggtttttaacgaggcaacaacagaaagcatactacgaagaaaaTTTCATCATCAGAAATAAGACCTTCAAATGACAAGGCGTGGAAGCAATGAACCACTACGGGATGGTTAGTTAGTTttttgctcgatagcaaagttTCTACCGGGAAATAAAGCTTGCTATCGGGccaaaggttacccgaccgttcacaagtgcaagTCACTggggtggttagataatctttggctcaatAGCAAAGTTTCTAACGGAAAGTGAAGCTTGTTATCGgaccaaagattatccaaccattcactagtgggATCTTCAAACGGACAAGACTTCCAATGTTCAAATTTGCATTCTTTGCATTCGAACACAGGATGGAATGATATGAGAATGCGGCAACATGACTACCACATAAACCGAGACTACAAAATCTagaaacaaagatgtatcatcgggatcggggactgcaaggccagccccgtagaaacaagttgtacaaattagccacaagtaatggcaatttattTTTAGCAcaacaaatgcttatgtacttttgaaaatggaaggaataaagtaaagtccttttatttttatcttgtttcttgtccaaacgatgaattaattttatcatttgaaatttaatcaagtacttcaaatgctagtgccggaatgaacatgagacatcctcttcaagatcaccgtaaacataagatggccctctcttatgaaaccctcacagtAAAGGGTCTGTTCCGGAAGAATTTATGCTCAGAATCCAAATACTATCAGGGGAAAAATACACTCGAAGCCTTGCATAACTCGAcacaaaaaagtaaaatttgcGCAATGCTTAAATAAAAAATCACTTTTACATAACAAACGTGCCAAGCAGCACAAGTACAAAAGtataaaatgaaaaacaaaaaggaaagaaagcaaaAAATTAAACTACTACGTCCCAGAACCCTGGGGAAGAGAAGTATATGCACCCCCAGGAGAAGTAGGCAGATCTGCCACCGACTCAAGATCTTGACCTTCATCATCATCCCCTTAAGTTCTTCCTCAGTTCCCGAGAACTCGAAACCAGAACCAGAAGAGTCAGTTGCATCAGGTTGAACCGGAAAGCCCCTTCGGGCAGTTGACTCCAGCTCACTGGTCTTGGCGATCTCAGCATCATCGGTGCTTTCTTTGTTTTTTGAAGAACTTGAGTTCTTGGAAGAGGAGGTCATGGTTAGCAGATGGAAATAAGAGTTCTTTAAAGAAGAAGATTAAAGAGGAGAGAAAGCTAGGAAAAGTTTGATGCAAAGAAGTTGATAAAGCTTTGAAAAAAAGTGAAGTGTAAAAGAAGAAGGATGAGGCGTATGAGTAAAGAAATAGGCGGCTAAAATAGTGGCTATGATTACCCTAATAACCGGTGAAAGTATTGCTAAATTATGGAATGACGCGTGTTCGGAGCATTAAATGCgtagagacgtgcgtctaatcaagcaTCAGAAACTTTCAGAGAGGGTCAGAAAATATTTCGCCAAGTAAGGTATCTTCACCAACTTCACGATGACACAAGCATGTGCCACCGGAaggcagggggactatctgtatagggtaaaatctgTGCACATTACATACGTACATAATAGAGCAACACATAGAACCGAAAACAGATAAAAAGTGAGACATGTGAAAACCAAGACTGGGGATAGCAGCTTCGTTTAGCACAGAAGAGGCCCCGAATGAAATATTGCTAATGAAGATAAACGAATGCCTGTCACCCGATAGCattcaatgaaaaatattttttaatattaaatacACAGTCTGTTATAGAGAATTATGACATTCATAAcctgccgttacacattcttcaatgacccCCATAATTGTCATGTAAGAGGGGTTTGATCCTAAGATCTTGTTCCCTaggtacaactataaatagtgatttCAACAACCATGGTAAATGGGAGAATTTTCTGACAAACCTATGTTATATACTattcaaaagctcaataataCTTTAATTCTTGCCTACTAATACTTGTATTACTGCCttcggaagctctgctcccggaacCAAAGCTATCTGTTactttatctcgatttcaacgttaagtcttgcattttatttaatttatttatcatttttggatcaaatcgattcgcttgtctataaaccacgttacaaattcaactgtatcattttacgggtaaacactaGTAGAGTAATTTACTTAGTTATCCTTGAACAAAAGTTGATTATGcccaaaaaaacaaaaagcaAGAGGGACAATGTAATTAGATAACAGATGCTCCAAACTTAACTCTTTTATTTTTCGGTGAATATACTCCGCAGTGTTTATTAAAATAATTCCCAGAACATTATACTCATAAACTTGCTAATATAATTGCATTTATTTTGGAGGTTGACAAACTATAAAGCAGGAGCATATGCTGCCACTCCCTTGTGAACTACAACTGCATTTTTGGGGCATTTCACTTGCTGGATATTTTTTTATGGCTTCTAAAGCGCAACTGAAATTGCCACACTTATCGTCCACTGGGAAGCTCGTTGGACATAATTTTGGTGGTTGCCCTAAAATTATAAGACCAAACCAAAAAACGAATAAATTAGCCTTTAAATCATGGCAATAAAATAAAAACGACAGTCCGGTGCACAAAGTATCTAGTGTTCATGCTGGGTTCGGAGAAGAGCCGCATCCCAAGGATGTATAATGTAGGCAGCTTACCATGATACAAGCCTCAGGGGTTGATGTCACGGTTCGAACCCGTGACTTATAGATCATACGGAGACAATGGAACTAAAATTTGTGCAGAATCAAATGAAAATGATTAATACTAAGATGAAAAAAATTCATACCAAGAGAAGGAGTTGAGAAGCTCAATAGAAGAGCAATTGAGAGTAGGGACAAAATACTGAAATTCTTCATTATTTATTGGATGGATTCACGACGTTCTCTATGATTTTTGTTGAAAGATGTTATGAACTACTTTGTACTCTATCAACTGATCTTTTATAGTGCCAAAAGCAGAATATATGGTCATtgtaatagataaaaaaaaattaatgcaTAAGGTAACAAATTTATCAGTTGGATATTGGACTATACTTTTGTTACAAAACTTTTAGAAATTGAGATAGTTGATAGAGGATCTACAAAAAAATTCTACCTTATAAAGAAATATGGTAAGCTAACATATCATATTTCTTTATAAGTTAGTAAGTATTTGTAGATCCCCTATCACTTATCTCAATCTACAAAACTTTTGTAacaaaaatttattccaaaacccaactaaaaaaatatttgttacctTATACATTATTCTTTTTATCTATAAAAACAATCTTATATTCTACTTTTGGCATGATAAATTTGTTGCGTCAATTTTTTATACAGATACTCTTATGATTAAATTTATTACGTAGTCAAATTCGCAGAGGCACTATGTTTAGTAACGATGCATATCAAGTAATTAAAGGAAAGAGATAAGAAATGATTTATTTTTCTAAAAtgctaaatattttaaaacaaattaaatGCAATTTATCAACAAGTATAAAAGTTAGTGACGGTATATGGGTGAACTCGGGGTTAGCGCACACCTCGACTTCCCGATAAGTCAAATGAAGTAAGAGTATGAATGTATGAGATCGAGACCGAATCTGAAAACTCTTTGAATCGAGGCTGGAATGGGGTACTCGCCACCGAGCCTAACAAGACAACACTCCCTGAACCCAGAACAAGCTCCAAGACCACGGAAAGCACTACAAACGATTGCATACGACTAACAGACGGCCGTGATATCTgcacccaaccggatatcacagcGTGGATCTCGCCCGATGTCGGTAGTGTATTAGTAATTGACTAGAAaggaggatttttaccttttttagaattgtactagggataaaactctcctactatataaaggggaggcTTTTTATTCAatggacacattgtaacacgcataccaaggcaataCAAAATTATTTCTCTTCTTTCCAGCTACTAAAAAATCTTTACTTTACTTTTGTTCTTTGTTCTCGATTGGCTTCGAACCCAAGACCCAACCGAGGGCAGAAACTATTGCCCAATTCAAGTTCAAGCTAGGCCATAACGTTACGACTGGTTTGATTATTCATTGTGTCTTCAACTCATTTATCTAACgttcttgattatttgtgttgaatcaatccacatcTTTAAAatcgcatataaattcaattgttatccattttaagggtaaacagtttggcacccactgtggggctaaggataatagtggtggtttgatacaaatttctataacacactcCCTCTTTACTCTTGTTCTTTAAGGTTTCAGTTTTAGATCagcttaaaaatgtcaaattctcagtcttctcacttgaacgttgaggcTGTGTCTGGCCATCACGGCGAAAACAACAACTTAGTGCCTAGCAATGAGGTGCCCCCTGCTGATCCCAACGGAATCCCAACTGCCAATCCAATCGACTCCAATTCATAGGTTTCTATCGACGCCCACCTATTAACTGACCCCGAAAGCAGCATTCGTGGAGGCCCTCGACCAATAGTCCGAGAAACGCCCGAAGGCGGAGGTGACAAGATAAGCCTACTGCTAatattcgaaatgttgcaggcttaATAATATTCGAAATGCTGCAGGCTTAATAAGCGGTGATAGCACAGCTACATAATCAAGGCCATCCTCCCAGTAGGGTCGAGCCCGAACGGTCCCGGGAAAATACCCGAAGAAATGAGCAGACCATCGAGAGGTCGGGTGAAGCTGAGTTCGGGGAAAACCCCGAGataatgaaaatgcttgaagcattgACAAAGCGGGTGGAATCAGGTGAGAAGAAAATTGAGGCCAACGATAAAAAGGTGAAGACATATAAtttcagggtcgatcaaatcccgggagcaccccgatattaaaaggaccagattccaagaagtttatccaaaagcctttccctctgAGCACTGCACCGAAATCGATCCCAAAGAGGTTTTGTATGCCCGATATTCCAAAGTATAATGGAACCacagatccaaatgagcatgtgacctcctatacatgcgccatcaaggggaacgacttggaagatgatgaaatcgagtcaGTGTTTCTAAAGATGTTCGGGGAAACACtatcaaaaggagcaatgatatggtaccataacttacccccaaattctattgattcatttattATGCTTGAAGATGACTTTGtgaaggctcatgccggggccatcaaggtcgagaccaggaaatcgAACCTTTTCAAGGTTAAGCAAAGAGACAACGATATGGTGAGGGAGTTCAtgtcaaggtttcaaatggaatggaTGGAGCTTCCTCTGGTTGcggatgattgggccattcaggcattcactcaaggacttaACCCCCAAAGTTCCTTGGCTTCGTAGCAGTTAAACAAAATTTAGTAGAATACCTGGCGATAACTTAGGCTAACATCTATAATAGGTACCACTTGAAAATTAATTCGGAACTTTGTATGGGTCCGTCTACCCCGTTAGGACACGTGACAGATCTAAGAGAGTCATCGATCATGAAACAAGATCGATCAGAGActggtatcaaccatacaatggagatcgAAAGGGAAACGGGTCCGGGCGTCACCCTATGAGGAACGAAAAGAGAAGCGATTGAGGGCCCAATAGCCGAGGTTTGATAAGCAAACATTGTTTCGACAGGCCACTCGAGGCCAGGGAAGCACCAAGattgtcagaatataacttcaatgtcgacGCTACTAGTATCGTATCAGCCATTGG
Encoded proteins:
- the LOC108944448 gene encoding uncharacterized protein; translated protein: MRFPTGSKSGLWDVRCQRGMHETICSESPDSARTVQGMVNHHISREENAETDALVNLGSSTEMKGSDSTTAVQLTYSVLDVDGYYDVNATNLVWDWRNEIIDYIEHGKLPEDPKASQALRTKASRYCFKGGQLYRKSFQGPMARRLGASKANYVMREVHEGIYGNHSGVDSLVLELIRAG